From Phyllopteryx taeniolatus isolate TA_2022b chromosome 18, UOR_Ptae_1.2, whole genome shotgun sequence, the proteins below share one genomic window:
- the LOC133468482 gene encoding microtubule-associated protein RP/EB family member 3-like isoform X1 gives MAVNVHSTSMTIENLSRHDMLAWVNDSLQLTYTKIEQLGSGAAYCQFMDMLFPGCILLKKVKFNAKLEHEYIHNFKVLQASFKRMSVDKIIPVERLVKGKFQDNFEFLQWFKKFFDANYDGKEYDPLLLRQGLEGTPPPNSGDPIVHKPKRPAHSGPIRTSPTAPKSVATQQRQINAPAPRRNLAMTRNGGDSELMELNQQLLDMKLTLDGLEKERDFYFGKLRDIELICQDGDSESNPVLNKIIDILYATEEGFAPPEDEDVDEGARADQEEF, from the exons ATGGCGGTGAATGTCCACTCCACCTCAATGACCATAGAGAACCTGAGTCGCCATGACATGTTGGCGTGGGTCAACGACTCTTTACAACTCACCTACACCAAGATTGAGCAACTCGGTTCAG GTGCAGCATACTGTCAGTTCATGGACATGCTGTTTCCAGGGtgcattttgttgaaaaaagtcaaattcaaTGCCAAACTCGAACACGAATACATCCACAATTTCAAGGTCTTGCAGGCTTCATTCAAAAGGATGTCTGTAGATAAG ATTATTCCCGTCGAGAGACTCGTCAAAGGCAAGTTCCAGGACAACTTTGAGTTCCTTCAGTGGTTTAAGAAGTTTTTTGATGCCAACTATGATGGAAAAGAATACGACCCTCTACTGTTACGGCAGGGCCTGGAGGGAACACCGCCGCCCAATTCAG GTGACCCCATTGTCCACAAACCTAAAAGACCTGCTCACTCAG gtCCCATAAGAACATCTCCCACAGCACCCAAGAGTGTCGCCACCCAGCAGAGGCAGATTAATGCACCAGCACCCCGCAGAAACCTTGCCATGACCCGTAATGGAGGAGACTCAGAGCTCATGGAGCTGAACCAGCAG CTGCTTGATATGAAGCTGACTTTGGACGGACTAGAGAAAGAGAGGGACTTTTACTTTGGCAAGCTGAGAGACATTGAACTGATCTGCCAGGACGGAGATAGTGAAAGTAACCCAGTCCTCAACAAAATcatagacatactgtatgctacAGAG GAGGGGTTTGCACCACCAGAGGATGAGGATGTTGATGAAGGGGCACGAGCAGACCAGGAGGAGTTCTGA
- the LOC133468482 gene encoding microtubule-associated protein RP/EB family member 3-like isoform X2: MAVNVHSTSMTIENLSRHDMLAWVNDSLQLTYTKIEQLGSGAAYCQFMDMLFPGCILLKKVKFNAKLEHEYIHNFKVLQASFKRMSVDKIIPVERLVKGKFQDNFEFLQWFKKFFDANYDGKEYDPLLLRQGLEGTPPPNSGPIRTSPTAPKSVATQQRQINAPAPRRNLAMTRNGGDSELMELNQQLLDMKLTLDGLEKERDFYFGKLRDIELICQDGDSESNPVLNKIIDILYATEEGFAPPEDEDVDEGARADQEEF, encoded by the exons ATGGCGGTGAATGTCCACTCCACCTCAATGACCATAGAGAACCTGAGTCGCCATGACATGTTGGCGTGGGTCAACGACTCTTTACAACTCACCTACACCAAGATTGAGCAACTCGGTTCAG GTGCAGCATACTGTCAGTTCATGGACATGCTGTTTCCAGGGtgcattttgttgaaaaaagtcaaattcaaTGCCAAACTCGAACACGAATACATCCACAATTTCAAGGTCTTGCAGGCTTCATTCAAAAGGATGTCTGTAGATAAG ATTATTCCCGTCGAGAGACTCGTCAAAGGCAAGTTCCAGGACAACTTTGAGTTCCTTCAGTGGTTTAAGAAGTTTTTTGATGCCAACTATGATGGAAAAGAATACGACCCTCTACTGTTACGGCAGGGCCTGGAGGGAACACCGCCGCCCAATTCAG gtCCCATAAGAACATCTCCCACAGCACCCAAGAGTGTCGCCACCCAGCAGAGGCAGATTAATGCACCAGCACCCCGCAGAAACCTTGCCATGACCCGTAATGGAGGAGACTCAGAGCTCATGGAGCTGAACCAGCAG CTGCTTGATATGAAGCTGACTTTGGACGGACTAGAGAAAGAGAGGGACTTTTACTTTGGCAAGCTGAGAGACATTGAACTGATCTGCCAGGACGGAGATAGTGAAAGTAACCCAGTCCTCAACAAAATcatagacatactgtatgctacAGAG GAGGGGTTTGCACCACCAGAGGATGAGGATGTTGATGAAGGGGCACGAGCAGACCAGGAGGAGTTCTGA